From a region of the Corallococcus coralloides DSM 2259 genome:
- a CDS encoding ABC transporter ATP-binding protein — translation MIHARDVVKEYEDGEGSRVRVLDGVSLDVEAGDFVAVVGASGSGKSTLLHLLGGLDVHYQGQVEVGGVKLTGLRDKELARFRNTHVGFVFQSFHLIPNLSALENVLLPSHFGPATPDGRKRASQLLERVGLGSKQDRAPVRLSGGERQRVAIARALFGGPKLLLCDEPTGNLDAATGAGVIQLFQELHKEGLTVLTVTHEERMSAVARRVLRLKDARLVEESPASEALASRGAP, via the coding sequence TTGATCCACGCGCGCGATGTCGTGAAGGAGTACGAGGACGGCGAGGGCTCGCGCGTGCGCGTCCTGGACGGCGTGTCGCTGGACGTGGAGGCCGGGGACTTCGTCGCGGTGGTGGGCGCGTCCGGCAGCGGCAAGTCCACGCTGCTGCACCTGTTGGGCGGCCTGGACGTGCACTACCAGGGGCAGGTGGAGGTGGGCGGCGTGAAGCTCACCGGCCTGCGCGACAAGGAGCTGGCGCGCTTCCGCAACACGCACGTGGGCTTCGTCTTCCAGTCCTTCCACCTCATCCCCAACCTGTCCGCGCTGGAGAACGTGCTGCTGCCCTCGCACTTCGGTCCCGCCACTCCGGACGGGCGCAAGCGCGCGAGCCAGCTCCTGGAGCGCGTGGGCCTGGGCTCCAAGCAGGACCGCGCGCCGGTGCGGCTGTCCGGCGGCGAGCGCCAGCGCGTGGCCATCGCCCGGGCCCTCTTCGGCGGCCCGAAGCTGCTCCTGTGCGACGAGCCCACGGGCAACCTGGACGCGGCCACCGGCGCGGGCGTCATCCAGCTCTTCCAGGAGCTGCACAAGGAAGGGCTCACGGTGCTGACCGTCACCCACGAAGAGCGCATGAGCGCGGTGGCGCGGCGGGTGCTGCGGCTCAAGGACGCGCGGCTGGTGGAGGAATCCCCCGCGTC